The uncultured Fusobacterium sp. genome has a segment encoding these proteins:
- a CDS encoding AAA family ATPase: MKIIFENLGPIKKGEIELNKLNIFCGRNNEGKTYINYLIYTILTTIDDLNMNVNKNFIEELSKEKKEIEINLEKLFLESNRLEKILLSIEQEITRRLPEVFSVSSEFFKDFKIKIDLNSIISYLKNSKSSSFFTIPNYSGIIEREKEILKIKLNYEFEVEVGEIFEIKFSFPQKQESELDNFNKLILSYMKEAIFNFKKVYSFPAERSGLAIFYNELLIGRNNILDSFVRDNEYEDNLKNMIARYPKTINDYINFLSSVSNIVDKKTINEKFKELAKDIEKDFLGGEYKVKDSKKIVYIMKNGKELELYTSSSLVKTVVGIILYLKYYASDGDYFLIDEPELNLHPENQRKIARIFARMINYGINIVMTTHSPYIINELNNLIMLNKVSDTDKERIMNNNGIVEDSVIKIKDISAYLVNNHKIEEINKGEYGLEVESFNETVDNLNNLSDDIYSSIED; encoded by the coding sequence ATGAAAATAATATTTGAAAACTTAGGTCCTATAAAAAAAGGAGAGATAGAACTCAATAAATTGAATATTTTTTGTGGAAGAAATAATGAAGGAAAAACTTATATAAATTATTTAATATATACTATTCTTACTACAATTGATGATCTAAATATGAATGTTAATAAAAACTTTATTGAAGAATTATCAAAAGAAAAAAAGGAGATTGAAATTAATTTAGAGAAGTTATTTCTTGAAAGTAATCGTTTAGAAAAAATATTATTAAGTATAGAACAAGAAATTACTAGAAGATTACCAGAAGTTTTTTCAGTATCAAGTGAATTTTTTAAAGATTTTAAAATAAAAATTGATTTAAATTCTATAATCTCTTATTTAAAAAATAGTAAAAGTTCTAGTTTTTTTACTATACCAAATTATAGTGGAATAATTGAAAGAGAAAAAGAGATTTTAAAAATAAAATTAAATTATGAGTTTGAAGTAGAAGTAGGAGAAATATTTGAGATAAAATTTTCTTTTCCTCAAAAACAAGAGAGTGAATTAGATAATTTTAATAAGTTAATTCTTAGTTATATGAAAGAAGCAATTTTTAATTTTAAAAAAGTATATTCATTTCCAGCTGAAAGAAGTGGACTTGCAATTTTTTATAATGAATTATTGATAGGAAGAAACAATATTTTAGATTCGTTTGTTAGAGATAATGAATATGAAGATAATTTAAAAAATATGATAGCAAGATATCCTAAAACTATAAATGACTATATTAATTTTTTAAGTAGTGTTTCTAATATAGTTGATAAAAAAACAATAAATGAAAAATTTAAAGAGTTAGCTAAAGATATAGAAAAAGATTTTCTTGGTGGAGAATACAAAGTTAAAGATAGTAAAAAAATTGTATATATAATGAAAAATGGTAAAGAATTAGAACTGTATACGAGTTCTTCATTAGTAAAGACAGTAGTTGGAATAATACTTTATTTGAAGTATTATGCAAGTGATGGAGATTATTTTTTAATCGATGAACCAGAATTAAATTTACATCCAGAAAATCAAAGAAAAATAGCAAGAATTTTTGCAAGGATGATAAATTATGGTATAAATATAGTAATGACTACTCATAGTCCATATATAATTAATGAATTAAATAATTTAATTATGTTGAATAAGGTATCTGATACTGATAAAGAGAGAATTATGAACAATAATGGAATAGTAGAAGATAGTGTTATAAAAATAAAAGATATTTCAGCATATTTAGTAAATAACCATAAGATAGAAGAGATAAATAAAGGGGAATATGGACTAGAGGTTGAGAGTTTTAATGAAACAGTAGATAATTTAAATAATCTAAGTGATGATATTTATTCATCAATTGAGGATTGA
- a CDS encoding ATP-binding protein: protein MKILSLKLKEFMLFEDIEFDWSSNINIICGENSTGKTSLLKIMYAGMKPLSNLQGEIGKEKISEGILKKLQGVFRPEEMKIGRLVSRKQGSNTADIEIIYSNGKKSSKKEKLNISFGNRKEKHLNLEINLKEKIEKFDPIYLPPKEMISATEHFQTLYEEYHLDFEETYYDLTKLLDRPLKKGANSIEQSTVLKSFEGIINGNIVQRDKRFYLKVKGKGEFEMGLVSEGYRKLATILYLISSGSLNKNSILFWDEPETNMNPKMAKAIVDAIVELAKMGVQVFITTHDYFIQQTFNLLASYPNTNKNNLDIRFISLYNDENNKIKAEIASETSNLKHNSILQEFDEFYRREQDLIYGDE from the coding sequence ATGAAAATATTATCTTTAAAATTAAAGGAATTTATGCTTTTTGAAGATATAGAATTTGATTGGTCATCAAATATTAATATAATTTGTGGAGAAAATAGTACAGGAAAAACATCGTTACTAAAAATTATGTATGCTGGGATGAAACCTCTTTCAAATCTTCAAGGAGAAATAGGAAAAGAGAAAATATCTGAAGGGATTTTAAAAAAACTTCAAGGTGTATTCAGACCTGAAGAAATGAAAATTGGAAGATTAGTTAGTAGAAAACAGGGAAGTAATACTGCTGATATAGAGATAATATATTCTAATGGAAAGAAAAGTTCTAAAAAAGAAAAATTAAATATATCATTTGGAAATAGAAAAGAAAAACATTTGAATTTAGAAATAAATTTAAAAGAGAAAATAGAAAAATTTGATCCAATATATTTACCACCAAAAGAGATGATATCAGCTACAGAACATTTTCAAACGTTATATGAAGAATATCATTTAGATTTTGAAGAGACTTATTATGATTTGACAAAATTATTGGATAGACCTTTAAAAAAGGGAGCTAATAGTATAGAGCAGAGTACTGTTTTAAAGAGTTTTGAAGGAATAATAAATGGAAATATAGTTCAGAGAGATAAAAGATTTTATTTAAAAGTTAAAGGTAAGGGAGAATTTGAAATGGGATTAGTTTCTGAAGGATATAGAAAATTAGCTACAATTTTATATCTTATTTCAAGTGGAAGTTTAAATAAAAATTCAATTTTATTTTGGGATGAACCTGAAACAAATATGAATCCTAAAATGGCAAAAGCAATAGTAGATGCAATAGTGGAATTAGCAAAAATGGGAGTGCAAGTCTTTATTACAACACATGATTATTTTATACAACAAACTTTTAATTTATTAGCTTCATATCCAAATACTAATAAAAATAATTTAGATATAAGATTTATTTCATTATATAATGATGAAAATAATAAGATAAAAGCAGAGATAGCTAGTGAAACCTCTAATTTAAAACATAATTCTATATTACAAGAATTTGATGAATTTTATAGAAGGGAGCAAGACTTAATATATGGAGATGAATGA
- the rfbA gene encoding glucose-1-phosphate thymidylyltransferase RfbA, translated as MKGIILSGGKGTRLHPLTKVISKQLLPIYNKPMIYYSLSVLMLAGVKDILLISDKENLPLYQKLLGDGKNLGINISYKVQEEARGVAEAFLLGEKFIGKDNCMLILGDNIFYGNGFTGKLKETLLLKEGAMIFPIYNKKPENFGVIELKNDRIISLEEKPKIPKSNYVVPGLYYFDNTVVEKAKNIEKSERGELEIISILNQYLNEDKLFYNNLGRGMVWLDAGTFDGLLEASNLVQTIEKQQGILIGSIEEVAYRNGWISKEKLLELAEPLLKTDYGKYLVEVAKES; from the coding sequence ATGAAAGGAATAATATTATCAGGTGGAAAAGGAACAAGATTACATCCATTAACAAAAGTAATATCAAAACAGTTATTACCAATATATAATAAACCTATGATATATTATTCTCTTTCTGTTTTGATGTTAGCTGGAGTAAAAGATATACTTCTTATATCGGATAAAGAAAATTTACCTTTATATCAAAAACTTTTAGGAGATGGAAAAAATTTAGGAATTAATATTTCTTATAAAGTTCAAGAAGAAGCAAGAGGAGTAGCAGAAGCTTTTTTATTAGGAGAAAAGTTTATAGGTAAAGATAATTGTATGCTTATATTAGGAGACAATATTTTTTATGGAAATGGCTTTACAGGAAAATTAAAAGAAACTCTTTTATTAAAAGAAGGAGCTATGATTTTTCCAATTTATAATAAGAAACCAGAAAATTTTGGGGTAATAGAATTAAAAAATGATAGGATAATTTCATTGGAAGAAAAACCTAAGATTCCAAAATCAAATTATGTAGTACCTGGACTATATTATTTTGATAATACAGTAGTAGAGAAAGCTAAAAATATAGAAAAGTCAGAAAGAGGAGAATTAGAAATTATATCTATTCTTAACCAATATTTAAATGAAGATAAACTTTTTTATAATAATTTAGGTAGAGGAATGGTATGGTTAGATGCTGGAACTTTTGATGGACTTTTAGAAGCTAGTAATTTAGTACAAACTATTGAAAAACAACAAGGGATACTTATTGGAAGTATAGAAGAGGTAGCTTATAGAAATGGTTGGATAAGTAAAGAAAAATTATTAGAATTAGCAGAACCATTACTTAAAACAGATTATGGGAAATATCTAGTTGAAGTAGCAAAAGAAAGTTAA
- a CDS encoding VirK/YbjX family protein, translating into MLRELTLYYSVMKYGKGKGQLNTFKKRVKYIGRNILVYKYAKDMANFILSHKYLKDEIYRYPSLCTKIHRPYLTNTLENSEKIKAIISAYEVLDRKFPENILEQLYKDGKLELCTFIGKGDLEYKISINLYPNYEKEGEFTLVCYNFEDKPLAKLTFGFLDNSIIIGGLQGLEKGENPNLIKEATKSMYGIFPKKIVLEVLYLLFPEYEIIGVGRDKHIYFSDHYRKKKEGKVYANYDEFWESIDGIEKDGMWILPTKLERKKLEDIPSKKRSLYQNRFSLLDSIFENISLKINS; encoded by the coding sequence ATGTTAAGAGAGTTAACCTTATATTACTCAGTTATGAAATATGGGAAGGGAAAGGGACAGTTAAATACTTTCAAAAAAAGAGTAAAATATATTGGAAGAAATATATTGGTATATAAATATGCAAAAGATATGGCTAATTTTATATTATCTCATAAGTATTTAAAGGATGAAATATATAGATATCCAAGTCTTTGTACTAAGATACATAGACCTTATCTTACTAATACACTAGAAAATTCAGAAAAGATAAAAGCTATAATATCTGCATATGAAGTATTAGATAGAAAATTTCCAGAAAATATATTAGAGCAGTTATATAAAGATGGTAAGTTAGAGCTTTGCACTTTTATAGGAAAGGGAGATTTAGAGTACAAAATATCTATAAATCTATACCCAAACTATGAAAAAGAAGGGGAATTTACTTTAGTTTGTTATAATTTTGAAGATAAACCATTAGCAAAACTTACCTTTGGATTTTTAGATAATAGTATAATAATTGGTGGACTACAAGGATTAGAAAAAGGAGAAAATCCTAATTTGATAAAAGAAGCTACTAAAAGTATGTATGGTATTTTTCCTAAAAAGATAGTTTTAGAAGTTCTTTATTTACTATTTCCAGAGTACGAAATAATAGGGGTAGGAAGAGATAAACATATATATTTTTCAGATCATTATAGAAAGAAAAAAGAGGGCAAAGTTTATGCTAACTATGATGAATTTTGGGAAAGTATAGATGGCATAGAAAAAGATGGTATGTGGATTTTACCTACAAAGTTAGAAAGAAAAAAATTAGAGGATATTCCTTCTAAAAAAAGGTCTCTATATCAAAATAGATTCAGTTTACTCGATAGTATTTTTGAAAATATATCATTAAAGATTAATAGTTAA
- the rfbD gene encoding dTDP-4-dehydrorhamnose reductase: MEKFSVKEIEIEGIKIIKPKIFGDNRGFFLESYSKREFEKLGIVNEFVQDNHSKSKKGVLRGLHFQSKHPQGKLIRVIKGRIYDIVVDIRKESSTYGKYFGIELSEADKTMLYIPRGFAHGFLTLEDDTEIEYKCDDFYYPQYESGIMYDDKDLNIDWKLEEYGITELTLSEKDKKHQSFKEYTESYQGDYVLLTGANGQLGQDFQKLFDRLGGKYIATDYQELDITNKEKVKEYIDNNNFTIVINCAAYNNVDKAEEELERCYALNAYAPKNLAEICKEKNIIFVTYSTDFVFDGEKEIPYTEEDIPNPLSIYSKAKLEGEKYSLKYEKTFLIRTSWVFGIGNSNFCKQVITWSKDRDILKIVDDQISSPTYSKDLAEFSWDLIQTDKFGLYHFSNSGEASKYEQAEYILKKIAWNGKLERAKTDDFPLKAKRAKYSKLDSSKIERAVNKKIPHWKGGIDRFLEELWEKDGKRE, translated from the coding sequence ATGGAAAAATTTAGTGTAAAAGAGATAGAAATTGAAGGAATAAAAATAATAAAACCAAAAATATTTGGAGATAATAGAGGTTTCTTTTTAGAGTCATATAGCAAAAGGGAGTTTGAAAAATTAGGCATAGTAAATGAATTTGTGCAGGATAATCACTCCAAGTCAAAAAAAGGGGTATTAAGAGGATTACATTTTCAAAGTAAGCATCCTCAAGGTAAACTTATAAGGGTTATTAAAGGGAGAATATATGATATAGTTGTGGATATTAGAAAGGAAAGTTCTACCTATGGAAAATATTTTGGAATAGAGTTAAGTGAAGCAGATAAAACTATGCTATATATTCCAAGAGGATTTGCTCATGGATTTTTAACATTAGAAGATGATACAGAGATAGAGTATAAGTGTGATGATTTTTATTATCCTCAATATGAGAGTGGAATAATGTATGATGATAAAGACTTAAATATAGATTGGAAGTTAGAGGAGTATGGAATAACAGAGCTTACTTTATCAGAAAAAGATAAAAAGCATCAATCTTTTAAAGAATATACAGAGAGTTATCAAGGAGATTATGTACTACTTACTGGAGCTAATGGACAATTAGGGCAGGATTTTCAAAAGTTATTTGATAGATTAGGGGGAAAATACATAGCTACTGATTATCAAGAGTTAGATATTACTAATAAAGAGAAAGTAAAAGAGTATATAGATAATAATAATTTTACAATAGTTATTAACTGTGCTGCATATAATAATGTTGATAAGGCAGAGGAAGAATTAGAAAGATGTTATGCTCTTAATGCCTATGCTCCTAAAAATCTAGCAGAGATATGTAAAGAAAAAAATATTATATTTGTAACTTATTCAACAGATTTTGTATTTGATGGAGAAAAGGAGATACCATATACAGAGGAAGATATACCTAATCCATTATCAATATACTCAAAAGCTAAGTTAGAAGGGGAAAAATACTCTTTAAAATATGAAAAAACTTTTTTAATTAGAACTTCTTGGGTATTTGGAATAGGAAACAGTAATTTTTGTAAGCAAGTAATAACTTGGTCAAAAGATAGAGATATATTAAAGATAGTAGATGATCAAATATCTAGCCCAACATATTCGAAGGATTTAGCAGAATTTTCATGGGATTTAATACAAACAGATAAATTTGGATTATATCATTTTTCAAATAGTGGAGAAGCATCTAAGTATGAACAAGCAGAATATATATTAAAGAAAATAGCTTGGAATGGAAAATTAGAAAGGGCTAAAACAGATGATTTTCCATTAAAAGCTAAAAGGGCTAAGTATTCAAAACTAGATAGTAGTAAGATAGAAAGAGCAGTAAACAAAAAGATACCTCATTGGAAAGGGGGAATAGATAGATTTTTGGAGGAATTATGGGAAAAAGATGGGAAGAGAGAATAG
- a CDS encoding DUF6661 family protein, producing MEMNEGNLKFIFEEKYQIIKFDEDTFYRRYYSKLPKGKGVDFLASDDKNIIFLEIKDCYGYEKENIKRTINNNPQLESFDVEVAKKVESTLSCIVGAKTRKGSCEVAKKLADFYSGIDFDKIERDEKKIWIILFLEGEFQVESRTKKMIMKSIQDSLKDKLSWLECKVLVFDIESNRKKFFEVERL from the coding sequence ATGGAGATGAATGAAGGAAACTTAAAATTTATTTTTGAAGAAAAATATCAAATAATAAAATTTGATGAAGATACTTTTTATCGAAGATATTATTCGAAACTTCCTAAAGGAAAAGGAGTTGATTTTTTAGCTAGTGATGATAAAAATATAATTTTCTTAGAAATTAAAGATTGTTATGGTTATGAAAAAGAAAATATCAAAAGAACAATTAATAATAATCCTCAATTAGAATCTTTTGATGTAGAGGTAGCTAAAAAAGTAGAAAGTACATTATCTTGTATTGTAGGGGCAAAAACTAGAAAAGGTAGCTGTGAAGTTGCTAAAAAATTAGCAGACTTTTATAGTGGAATAGATTTTGATAAGATAGAAAGAGATGAGAAAAAAATATGGATTATTCTTTTTTTAGAAGGAGAATTTCAAGTAGAATCAAGAACAAAAAAGATGATAATGAAAAGTATTCAAGATAGTTTAAAAGACAAATTATCTTGGTTAGAATGTAAAGTATTAGTATTTGATATAGAGTCAAATAGAAAAAAATTTTTTGAAGTAGAACGTTTATGA